CTGCGGCGATTTGCGCGATTTGCTCGCTGTTGGCGATATTGTCACCAACCAGTTGTCCTTCAGCTTGCTCTGGCGCGTTATTGAACGCGAGATTCAGCCGATGTGTTTGGAAAACAATATTGGCATTATCTGTTATAGCCCACTGATGCAGGGGTTGCTTACCGGACGTTATGCCTCTGCGGATGATGTGCCAGATGGCCTGGCGCGAACCCGCCTGTTTTCTGCTGACCGCTCCATGTCCAGGCACAGTGAAGAAGGCTGCGAGGCCGAAGTGTTTGACGCACTGAAGAAAATTCGCGATGTCGCCGATGAAGCAGGTGTGGCAATGGCAGAGCTTGCCCTTGCCTGGGCACTACAACAACCCGGTATTACATCGCTTCTGGTGGGTGCGAGAAATCCCGATGAAGTGCAATGGAATCTCCCTTCGGTTGATCTCGCATTGTCAGACGATATATTGCAACGCTTATCTGAAATTACAGAGGGTGTTAAAGACAAACTCGGCAATAATCCCGATATGTGGATGTCGGCGTCGAGGATGAGGTGAAAGGTGTCCGCAGATGGACGCAGATGGACACAGATAAAAGGCGAGAGGCAAAGAAGGGCTGGGGGTTGAGCGGACGGGATTTGATCGCTATTGGAAACACGATGCGACTTGTCTTTGTCTCATTTTTTAGCTACGCTACGTTAGAAAAGATCAGGAGGCTCTCATGGCTCATCTTCAGATTGACGACCCAGAAACATTTTTTCGCACATTTGCAGATCTTTTGGCTGCTGGCGAAGACGACAAGCACATGGCCCGAAAATTGGGATGCTCGCGGGGCGAAAGCAAGCGCAGGCGACAGGCATTTCAAAAAGGGGGCATTGTGACTGAAAAGGGCGTATCGAAAGAAAAATTGGATGCGTGGCTGTCTTCAAGTGACGGCCAGCGCGCACAACGCCAGTGGGAAGGCCATCACAAGCGTCAACAAGCTATGGGGGCAACGGGTACCAAACCGCAAAAGGGATTTCGCAGACAGCCCGAAGTCAAGCGCGGTTGGATGCGGCAAAAGATTTGAGGTTGTGCAATTAGTGTAAAAAAGCTCACCGCTCGTCGCGTTTTAAGTCCAGCCAATCGAGTTCTTCTGGTGTGAGTTTTAAGTTGAGGGCTTCGATATTGGCCCTGCACTCATCGGGATGGAATACGCCGATTAGTGAAAAGAGATTCAGGGGCTGATTCAGGTTGAATGCCAGGGCGATTTGCGGCACGGTCAGTTCTTTTTCTTTTGCCAGTTCTCCCGCGCGGTCCAGGCGTTTGAAATTTTGTTCGTAACAATAGGCTTCGACACAAGAGCCGGGCAGGTTTGCCTGGTAGTCTTCAAATGTTTCGCGCGTGAATCTGCCTGAGAAAAATCCCTGTGCGAGACTCGACCAGGTAAACAGGGGCATGTTTTGTTCTGCGTACCACGCGCGGTCCGTCTCGTTGTCAGGTCCACTGATGCTGATACAGCCTCTCCAGGGTTCTTTCACCTGTTCTGCAAGGCTGTAATTGGGACTGCTCACGGTAAATGGTTCCAGGTTGTGCTTATATGCGTATTCATTGGCTTCTTGAATGCGCGGCACGGTCCAGTTCGATCCGCCAAATAGTCCGATTCGGCCCGCTGCTTTGTGTTCGTTTAGTATTTCTACTATGGGGCCAACTGCGACATTTGGATCGTCGCGGTGCAATACGTAGATGTCGATAAAATTCGTGCGGCAACGTTCCAGAGAAGTGGCCAGGTCTGCCGTAATATCAGGTGGGGTGACTTTATTTTTTTTTCCAGTGTGGTGTGCGCCCTTTGTCAAGATGACGGCTTCTTCGAACAGGCCGCGCTCGTCGAGCCATTGTCCCAAAACGCGCTCACACTGCCCGCCGCCGTAAATATATGCTCCGTCAAAGCCGTTGACGCCGAGCGCCCATACGCCGTCTAACAGGTCAAATGATTCTTGCAGATCGTTTTCGCGCAACATCATTGTACCTTGTAAAATGCGCGAAATTTTTTTGTCCATTCCTTCAATTGTGCCGTATTCCATTGGCATAATATTATTCCCTTTCCATCGGATATTTCAATCCCCATTGTTCCCGAATCGCGTCCAGGGTCTGCATATTGGCAAGGGTATCGTCGTGTGACATGAGATCGCTTTCCAGCTTGCCTTCTCTTACGCAGCGGGCCACTTCGGCAGCTTCACACTCGTATCCATTGCCAGCGCATTCCAGTGTCATCTCTTCCTCTTTGTCACTGGCGGACAGGATTGCGGTGCGTCCATCCCAAAACCGCGGTACGGTGATCATGCCATCCGTGCCGAGGATTTTTGCCTCGTGTGGGGTTTTGATTCGCACGCCGCACGAGATCAATGCGAGTTGTCCTTTGTCGTAGCCAAATACTATAGCTGCCTGTTCATCTATTCCGGTTTCGCCAATATGCGCCTGGCTCGAGATGGTGGCAGGTTGTGTGTCGAAGATCATGGACGCATAAGAGATGGGGTAAATCCCAATATCGAGCAGTCCGCCACCGCCGAGTGCGAGATCGAATAAGCGCCCTTTGGGGTTGAGGCGGGCCCGAAATCCAAAATCGGCGTATAACATCCGCACTTCACCAATCGCGCCGTCTGTAACCCACGCCTTTACCTGTTGAGTGATGGGCAAAAATCGGGTCCACATGGCTTCCATCAAAAACACGCCTTCGCTACGGGCGACTTCGATAACTTCTCTGGCTTCGTGCTGGTTGATTGTAAATGGTTTTTCGCACAATACAGGCTTGCCCGCTTTCAGGCAGAAGATACTGTTCTCTTTGTGAAAGGGATGGGGCGTTGCCACATAAACCGCATCGACTTCTGGATCTTCGGCGAGTGCTTCATAAGAGGCGTGGCGATTGGGTACATCATACGCATCGGCAAAGGCGTCGGCGCGTTCCTGACTGCGCGATCCCACAGCGACGATTTGTGCATCGTCGAGGGCGCGCAATCCCGTGGCGAATTTATGTGCAATATTACCGGGACCGATAATACCCCAGCGAAAAATATCACCCATTGTTTATCCTTTTCTGATTATGAGGTGGAATACAGAACGTACAAAATCATACGCACGGCAAGGAGGGTTATTAGCCATCTTAAAAGTATGCGAAAATGGTGCTCGGGCACGCGCCCGCGGATCAGGGTTCCCAGATAAGACCCAAGAGATGCCGAGGCGATCATGCCAATGACCAATTTCCAATAGGGTGCAAAGACAAATCCCAAAAACCCAAATGTCAAAATTTTCATCGCATGGCTCGATGCCATCTGAACCGAATGCGTGATTACCGTGTGATCTCGGGGGAGGTTTTCTCGCAGGAGAAATGGCATATTGAGCGGACCACTTACACCAAAAAACAAGGATAAAGCAGTTTGAAAAGCACCCAGCAGTGTGAATTTTGCGGGTAAATCAGGCGCGCGGGAAAATTTGGGCATCCACGTGATGATTAAAATAAAAATACCCAAAAAGAGGGGCATGGTTTCCCATTCAATGTCGGCAATAAAACGAGAACCCACCGCGGCGCCAATCACTGTTCCGATTGCGTATTGCCCCACAAG
This genomic window from Gemmatimonadota bacterium contains:
- a CDS encoding aldo/keto reductase; its protein translation is MKYTKLPGTDIDVSVIALGCWPFAGGDVWGDQDDDVSVATVHAALDAGITFFDTAEGYGKSERVLGQGLKGRRQDAVIATKVGGGHLSSDDLPKACEQSLKSLQTDYIDLYQIHWPNHNIPIAETASALQRLRDQGKIRAIGVCNFACGDLRDLLAVGDIVTNQLSFSLLWRVIEREIQPMCLENNIGIICYSPLMQGLLTGRYASADDVPDGLARTRLFSADRSMSRHSEEGCEAEVFDALKKIRDVADEAGVAMAELALAWALQQPGITSLLVGARNPDEVQWNLPSVDLALSDDILQRLSEITEGVKDKLGNNPDMWMSASRMR
- a CDS encoding aldo/keto reductase, yielding MPMEYGTIEGMDKKISRILQGTMMLRENDLQESFDLLDGVWALGVNGFDGAYIYGGGQCERVLGQWLDERGLFEEAVILTKGAHHTGKKNKVTPPDITADLATSLERCRTNFIDIYVLHRDDPNVAVGPIVEILNEHKAAGRIGLFGGSNWTVPRIQEANEYAYKHNLEPFTVSSPNYSLAEQVKEPWRGCISISGPDNETDRAWYAEQNMPLFTWSSLAQGFFSGRFTRETFEDYQANLPGSCVEAYCYEQNFKRLDRAGELAKEKELTVPQIALAFNLNQPLNLFSLIGVFHPDECRANIEALNLKLTPEELDWLDLKRDER
- a CDS encoding Gfo/Idh/MocA family oxidoreductase, with protein sequence MGDIFRWGIIGPGNIAHKFATGLRALDDAQIVAVGSRSQERADAFADAYDVPNRHASYEALAEDPEVDAVYVATPHPFHKENSIFCLKAGKPVLCEKPFTINQHEAREVIEVARSEGVFLMEAMWTRFLPITQQVKAWVTDGAIGEVRMLYADFGFRARLNPKGRLFDLALGGGGLLDIGIYPISYASMIFDTQPATISSQAHIGETGIDEQAAIVFGYDKGQLALISCGVRIKTPHEAKILGTDGMITVPRFWDGRTAILSASDKEEEMTLECAGNGYECEAAEVARCVREGKLESDLMSHDDTLANMQTLDAIREQWGLKYPMERE
- a CDS encoding sulfite exporter TauE/SafE family protein, with the protein product MAIVDWFLIGAACITSMIAAVGGVGGGVVLIAIMPGFLPAAAIIPVHGLVQIASNLSRALIGLKHTEWRLVGQYAIGTVIGAAVGSRFIADIEWETMPLFLGIFILIITWMPKFSRAPDLPAKFTLLGAFQTALSLFFGVSGPLNMPFLLRENLPRDHTVITHSVQMASSHAMKILTFGFLGFVFAPYWKLVIGMIASASLGSYLGTLIRGRVPEHHFRILLRWLITLLAVRMILYVLYSTS